From the genome of Mustela lutreola isolate mMusLut2 chromosome 16, mMusLut2.pri, whole genome shotgun sequence, one region includes:
- the KLK15 gene encoding LOW QUALITY PROTEIN: kallikrein-15 (The sequence of the model RefSeq protein was modified relative to this genomic sequence to represent the inferred CDS: substituted 2 bases at 2 genomic stop codons) — MWLLLTFSFLLISADEDDTDXILGSEECEPHSQPCQVALSERGHFSYGASLISALWAWSTNHYQTCLTRVHLGKHNLRKRGGPKRLCTVAXVIPHPHYEARSHRCDMLLLLCLTRPASLSLHGDSGGPLVCGRVLQGIVSWGDVPCDTTTKPGVYSKVCSYLEWIKENMKRN; from the exons ATGtggcttctcctcaccttctccttcctgctgATATCTGCAGATGAG GATGACACTGACTAGATACTGGGAAGTGAGGAGTGTGAGCCCCACTCCCAGCCATGCCAAGTGGCCCTCTCTGAGCGTGGGCATTTCAGCTATGGCGCTTCCCTCATTTCCGCACTCTGGGCGTGGTCTACAAACCACTACCAAACCTG CCTCACGAGAGTGCACTTGGGCAAACACAATCTGCGCAAGCGCGGTGGTCCCAAGCGGCTGTGCACTGTGGCCTGAGTCATCCCACACCCACACTACGAAGCCCGCAGCCATCGCTGTGACATGTTGCTGTTGCTATGTCTGACACGGCCCGCGTCCCTCTCCCTGCAC GGTGACTCTGGGGGACCCCTGGTCTGTGGCAGAGTCTTGCAGGGCATTGTGTCCTGGGGTGATGTCCCCTGTGACACTACTACCAAGCCTGGTGTCTATTCCAAAGTCTGTAGCTACTTGGAGTGGATTAAGGAAAACATGAAGAGGAACTGA
- the KLK1 gene encoding kallikrein-1 — protein MWFLVLCLALSVAGTGAAPPVQSRIIGGWDCELNSQPWQAALYHFSKFQCGGVLVHPQWVLTAAHCINDNYQLWLGRHNLFEHEDTAQFVQVSESFPHPEFNLSLLKNHTRLPGEDYSHDLMLLRLAAPVQITDAVRVLDLPTQEPKLGSTCYASGWGSTEPDEFTYPDYLQCVDLKLLSNDVCAKAHTQKVTEFMLCAGQLEGGKDTCAGDSGGPLICDGVLQGITSWGHVPCGSPSMPAIYTKVILHLDWIKETMTANS, from the exons ATGTGGTTCCTGGTTCTCTGCCTTGCCCTGTCCGTGGCGGGGACTG GTGCCGCGCCCCCAGTCCAGTCCCGGATCATAGGAGGCTGGGACTGTGAGCTGAACTCCCAACCCTGGCAGGCAGCTCTGTACCATTTCAGCAAGTTCCAGTGCGGGGGTGTCCTGGTGCACCCACAGTGGGTGCTCACAGCTGCCCACTGCATAAACGA caaTTACCAGCTCTGGCTGGGTCGCCACAATCTGTTTGAGCATGAAGACACAGCCCAGTTTGTCCAGGTCAGTGAGAGCTTTCCACACCCTGAATTCAACCTGAGTCTCCTCAAGAACCACACCCGCCTCCCGGGAGAGGACTACAGCCATGACCTCATGCTGCTCCGCCTGGCAGCGCCTGTCCAGATTACAGACGCCGTGAGGGTCCTGGACCTGCCCACTCAGGAACCCAAACTGGGGAGCACCTGCTATGCCTCTGGCTGGGGTAGCACTGAACCAGATGAGT TCACATACCCAGACTATCTCCAGTGTGTGGACCTCAAACTCCTGTCCAATGATGTATGTGCCAAGGCCCACACCCAGAAGGTGACAGAGTTCATGCTGTGCGCTGGACAGCTGGAGGGCGGCAAGGACACCTGTGCG GGTGACTCAGGGGGCCCACTGATCTGCGATGGTGTGCTTCAAGGTATCACATCCTGGGGCCACGTTCCATGTGGCAGCCCCAGTATGCCCGCCATCTACACCAAAGTGATCTTGCACCTGGACTGGATCAAGGAGACCATGACAGCCAATTCCTGA
- the LOC131817591 gene encoding kallikrein-1-like, which yields MSGGSECNNFQPWLSLVYNFSSVRCGGALVHPQWVLTAAQCMYKNYHLWLGRHSLFQHEDTAQLFEDIRNFPHPKFNLSLLKKHTCLPGEDYSHDLMLLRLAEPAQITDAVRVLDLPTQEPKPGSTCYTSGWGSIEPVSDTGDLQCMDLKLLPNDVCAKAHIQKVTDHMLCAGPLEGNSDTCPGDLEGPLICDGMLQGIPAGGHVPCDSPSMPSVYIKVMPYLQWIKETMLDNS from the exons ATGAGCGGAGGCTCGGAGTGTAATAATTTCCAACCCTGGCTGTCGCTTGTGTACAATTTCAGCAGTGTCAGGTGCGGGGGTGCCCTGGTGCACCCACAGTGGGTGCTCACAGCTGCCCAGTGCATGTACAA AAATTACCACCTCTGGCTGGGTCGCCACAGCCTGTTCCAGCATGAAGACACAGCCCAATTATTCGAGGATATTAGAAACTTCCCACACCCTAAATTCAACCTGAGTCTCTTGAAGAAACACACCTGCCTCCCTGGAGAGGACTACAGCCATGACCTCATGCTGCTCCGCCTGGCAGAGCCCGCCCAGATTACAGATGCAGTGAGGGTCCTGGACCTGCCCACCCAGGAACCCAAACCGGGGAGCACCTGCTACACCTCTGGCTGGGGCAGCATTGAACCAG TCTCAGACACTGGCGATCTCCAGTGTATGGACCTCAAACTCCTGCCCAATGATGTGTGTGCCAAGGCCCATATCCAGAAGGTGACAGATCACATGTTGTGCGCTGGCCCTTTGGAGGGCAACAGTGACACCTGCCCG GGTGACTTGGAGGGCCCTCTGATCTGCGATGGTATGCTTCAGGGAATCCCAGCCGGGGGCCATGTCCCATGTGACAGCCCCAGTATGCCCTCCGTCTATATCAAAGTAATGCCCTATCTGCAATGGATCAAAGAGACCATGTTGGACAACAGCTGA
- the LOC131817592 gene encoding uncharacterized protein LOC131817592 yields MDSHSNLSDVVSSWDKDRKFILRGWSLVFSVLATLMVLSVADGRLVYLQGSFTGYLGIWTDCRRYKCANLGQVTVLIHMSMGFMMLALTLCLILLPTMGLSFRPVFRRLTKVDLVFSFLSFSIVSCETLHPRPQISYLVTTYLCWTAGALMLWAGTLSYLNHVGMWSKRTSSKEPQVSYRRWALKNTLRSVSQQQPDSDHKHTVDLPEALTPSSLPNQSHGASQDTDR; encoded by the exons CCGACGTGGTCTCTTCCTGGGACAAGGACCGCAAATTCATCCTGCGGGGCTGGTCTCTTGTCTTCAGTGTCCTTGCAACCCTGATGGTGCTCAGTGTGGCGGATGGACGTCTGGTCTACTTGCAGGGCTCTTTTACAGGCTACCTGGGCATCTGGACAGACTGCAGGAGGTACAAGTGTGCCAACCTGGGCCAAGTCACCG tTCTCATCCATATGAGCATGGGCTTCATGATGCTGGCCCTGACCCTGTGCCTCATCCTCCTCCCCACCATGGGCCTCTCCTTCCGGCCAGTGTTCCGACGCCTTACTAAGGTCGACCttgtcttcagttttctcagcttCAGCATTG TCAGCTGCGAGACGTTGCACCCGAGGCCACAGATATCCTACCTGGTAACCACTTACCTGTGCTGGACTGCAGGCGCCTTGATGCTGTGGGCCG GAACTCTGAGCTACTTAAACCATGTGGGCATGTGGAGCAAAAGGACGTCCTCTAAGGAGCCGCAGGTGAGTTATCGTCGGTGGGCTTTGAAGAACACCCTGAGAAGCGTGTCCCAACAGCAGCCTGACTCGGACCACAAGCACACCGTGGACCTGCCCGAGGCACTCACCCCCTCAAGCCTCCCGAATCAGTCGCACGGAGCTTCTCAGGATACTGACCGATGA